The following proteins are encoded in a genomic region of Salvia splendens isolate huo1 unplaced genomic scaffold, SspV2 ctg275, whole genome shotgun sequence:
- the LOC121789563 gene encoding NAD(P)H dehydrogenase (quinone) FQR1-like, translating into MAAQCKAFFDATSDIWASQLLAGKPAGIFRSTGFHGGGQELTALKAITQLAHHGMMFVPLGYTSGGGMFEMEQVRSGSPYGAGTYAADGSRQPTELELQ; encoded by the exons ATGGCGGCGCAGTGCAAGGCCTTCTTTGACGCCACCAGCGATATATGGGCCTCCCAACTTCTTGCTGGGAAGCCTGCTGGAATCTTCCGGAGCACGGGTTTCCATGGAGGAGGACAGGAACTTACAGC ATTGAAGGCCATAACGCAACTGGCACATCACGGCATGATGTTCGTCCCTCTCGGCTACACATCTGGTGGTGGGATGTTCGAGATGGAGCAAGTGCGCAGTGGATCTCCCTACGGTGCAGGGACTTATGCAGCAGACGGGTCGCGCCAGCCTACGGAGCTCGAGCTTCAGTAA